In one Magallana gigas chromosome 7, xbMagGiga1.1, whole genome shotgun sequence genomic region, the following are encoded:
- the LOC105334185 gene encoding uncharacterized protein, translating into MTMLKPSHLFLFLFFCINNTSFGFSKIYKRNNENPTSLDHNKLTGRWYLYMDTRREKGKGNTYGDIEIRSNGDLLDTLYEYNPDNEECKSYDIILRPLSSDPSPESAVEFEIIVPSTTFVLGTQKIVYLNDDPADGFVIIHQNTMGKETYLVATRTKNPSDQLTTIETALLKLSLDPKKFTKKPTKFGCET; encoded by the exons ATGACCATGTTAAAGCCAAGTCACttgtttctctttctttttttctgtatcAACAATACATCATTCGGATTTTCTAAAATCTACAAGAGGAACAATGAAAACCCGACCAGTTTGGACCATAATAAG CTGACGGGACGTTGGTATCTGTACATGGACACTCGCAGAGAAAAGGGGAAAGGGAATACTTATGGAGATATTGAGATAAGAAGCAATGGGGATCTTCTGGACACCCTTTATGAATATAATCC AGACAATGAGGAGTGTAAATCTTATGATATTATACTAAGACCACTAAGTTCAGACCCTTCGCCAGAGTCGGCGGTGGAATTTGAGATCATTGTACCGtctactacat TCGTGCTTGGGACACAGAAGATTGTGTATCTTAACGATGACCCTGCTGACGGTTTTGTTATCATACATCAAAACACAATGGGAAAGGAGACATATCTTGTGGCCACGCGAACAAAGAACCCTTCCGACCAACTGACCACCATAGAGACTGCTTTATTGAAGCTCAGTTTGGATCCAAAGAAATTTACAAAGAAACCAACAAAATTTG GTTGCGAAACATAG
- the LOC105334184 gene encoding inactive cell surface hyaluronidase CEMIP2 — translation MGATRTALLSTALCFTLVLSACPDQDSNLKPWSEAGSWPSQQVPAENAEVVINFPVLLDTTPPELFSIEIQDGGKLVWSSGGDYSLRLKHILIQSGGEMHIGSEDCQFSRKAKITLLGEPGERNIHHLGEKFIGVKAGGTLELHGKDKRSWTKLTKTAPKYDPTLAEIYKHKDNSPTKTAGVYLYHFKVTVPENFDFVNDQGVFVGGNIHRKISYSSQDNVDTSITDLTDFINGIPDGDIFAIATQKNFLNTADVSALYTAIDALGATSFKTTTADDAYVAIGLKGNTESVQEKLGGDSSGGADYNEASIVYVVPNIEREIKVTSSNHKVEEFRSYTEFDVINTYLTRPIIQVYDDITNDWNVGDEIFITSTDYRWDQVEDFTIIECSDCPPKFIRLDHSLKYTHYGEVYKRVDMRAEVGLKTRYIHITSEVSEGNSNGGHVKFLKGFKRVAVEGTELTNLGDPLNLGRYPLHYHMCFDLANTTLYPNPSYLRKNSIHHTQFRCITIHGTQSAVLTDNVCYNSVGHGFFLEDGGEKNVTFHGNLGLGQRRFVGTTVLGTTGAIPADKDEGPATYWITNPLTTMVNNVAAGGEGMGFWYIYPEKPTGPSADKNFMQPGEAQHTPITKFKNNSCHSYEICIFVDNVLEENLEFGGYNHYNPKVNPLDPNSAPSPAVFEDLTAYKCTEQNLWIRASPAIVRRASLSDSRFGAFLVREEAHWQQFEDSVIIGLSDNVGENLSFRKSDITGYRFAKGPIDLRNTWFGGFNSTAERTATAIGNDVCMNHCHPRNSLFDIMFDFDDVPGKRFYFWNCTTRSADKDSIFALRDMRQAVSAGDVTIVTNKPFLLTDKCKVRSSWNAAYCPYTYGEVFVSYTDRLTIDMSVYRTDGVYPNLPSIKMDEEKHFLSILGGSHSYLVRIHGSVPSVTNFDAEAISKSQFVMVAFCVPRNAEIIFEYRMENLQKREVRAVTSRQAVVDDEKLGTYFYDSTNGVVFFKLTHDVDYKSGEQNHCPNNVCPRARVRVMSGDLTDSNCVNRFTAVEEYMQTSSGTPGSDISVLPATYTNPPENVGHGPNYPF, via the exons ATGGGAGCTACTCGTACGGCCCTTCTGTCTACAGCCTTGTGTTTTACCTTGGTTTTGTCGGCTTGCCCTGATCAAGACTCGAATTTGAAACCATGGTCAGAAGCAGGTTCCTGGCCAAGCCAACAA GTGCCCGCCGAGAATGCAGAAGTTGTAATCAACTTCCCTGTCCTGTTGGACACTACTCCCCCGGAGCTGTTCTCTATTGAGATACAGGACGGAGGAAAGCTTGTGTGGAGTAGCGGAGGAGACTATAGTCTGAGACTGAAGCACATACTGATCCAGAGCGGAGGGGAGATGCACATAGGCAGTGAAGACTGTCAGTTCTCCAGGAAAGCCAAGATCACGCTTCTGG GCGAACCCGGAGAAAGGAATATCCATCACCTGGGTGAGAAATTTATCGGCGTGAAAGCAGGAGGGACCTTGGAACTTCATGGCAAGGACAAGAGGTCGTGGACCAAACTAACCAAGACGGCGCCAAAATACGACCCCACCCTCGCCGAGATCTACAAACACAAA GACAACTCCCCCACAAAAACGGCTGGCGTTTATTTGTATCACTTCAAAGTGACGGTGCCGGAAAACTTCGACTTTGTCAATGACCAGGGAGTGTTTGTGGGTGGAAATATCCACAGAAAGATAAGCTACTCCTCCCAAGACAATGTAGACACCTCAATAACGGATCTCACGGACTTCATAAACG GTATTCCCGACGGAGATATTTTCGCTATTGCCACGCAGAAAAACTTTCTGAACACAGCAGATGTCAGTGCTCTTTACACTGCCATTGATGCTCTAGGCGCCACTTCATTCAAAACGACGACCGCTGATGATGCTTACGTCGCCATTGGCCTGAAGG GTAATACCGAATCAGTTCAAGAAAAGCTCGGGGGCGATTCGTCCGGCGGTGCTGATTATAACGAGGCTAGTATTGTTTATGTCGTGCCTAACATTGAAAGAGAAAtcaaagtgacgtcatcaaacCACAAAGTGGAGGAATTCCGTAGTTACACGGAATTTGACGTCATCAACACGTATCTTACACGACCAATAATCCAAGTGTATGATGACATCACGAATGACTGGAACGTAG GTGATGAAATCTTTATAACATCAACTGACTACCGCTGGGATCAGGTGGAGGACTTCACTATAATCGAGTGTTCAGATTGTCCGCCCAAGTTTATCAGACTGGACC aCTCCCTAAAGTATACTCACTACGGCGAGGTGTACAAGAGAGTGGACATGAGGGCGGAAGTGGGACTTAAAACTCGGTACATTCATATAACGTCAGAGGTCTCCGAAGGAAACAGCAATGGAGGACACGTTAAA tttttaaaaggGTTCAAACGTGTAGCTGTCGAGGGGACAGAGTTGACAAACCTTGGTGACCCCCTGAACTTAG GCCGCTACCCTCTCCATTACCACATGTGTTTCGATCTGGCCAACACCACGCTGTATCCAAACCCGTCCTACCTCAGGAAGAACTCGATCCACCACACCCAGTTCCGGTGTATCACAATTCACGGCACCCAGTCCGCTGTT cTAACAGACAACGTATGTTACAACAGTGTTGGACATGGATTTTTCTTGGAGGATGGAGGTGAAAAAAATGTGACCTTTCACGGGAATCTTGGTTTGGGTCAAAGACGCTTTGTGGGGACTACCGTTCTGGGTACCACCGGAGCTATCCCAGCAGATAA AGACGAGGGACCGGCCACGTACTGGATCACAAACCCCCTGACCACAATGGTCAACAATGTGGCAGCCGGTGGCGAG GGAATGGGCTTTTGGTACATCTATCCAGAAAAACCAACCGGGCCATCAGCAGATAAAAACTTCATGCAACCCGGTGAAGCGCAACACACCCCAATCACTAAGTTCAAGAACAACTCATGCCACTCCTATGAGATT TGCATTTTCGTTGATAACGTTCTGGAAGAGAACTTGGAGTTCGGAGGGTACAACCACTACAACCCTAAGGTTAACCCCTTGGACCCGAACTCTGCCCCCTCCCCTGCGGTCTTTGAGGATCTGACGG CGTACAAATGTACAGAACAAAATCTGTGGATCCGTGCCTCACCTGCTATAGTTAGAAGAGCGTC TCTCTCAGACAGCAGATTCGGGGCATTCCTAGTCAG GGAAGAAGCGCATTGGCAACAATTTGAGGACAGTGTCATTATTGGTCTTTCCGACAACGTGGGGGAAAACCTTAGCTTCAG GAAGAGTGATATAACTGGGTACCGCTTTGCTAAAGGACCAATCGATTTAAGGAATACATGGTTTGGTGGTTTCAATTCAACCGCGGAAAGAACAGCAACAGCTATTGGCAATGACGTGTGTATGAATCATTGTCACCCACGCAACTCACTATTTGACATCATGTTCGACTTTGATGAC GTCCCAGGCAAAAGATTTTACTTTTGGAACTGTACTACAAGATCAGCTGACAAAGACTCCATATTTGCATTAAGAGATATGAGGCAAGCTGTCTCCGCTGGTGACGTCACGATCGTTACTAACAAACCGTTCTTGCTGACAGACAAGTGCAAAGTCAGGTCCTCATGGAATGCTGCATACTGCCCCTATACATATGGAGAA GTATTTGTTTCTTACACCGACCGGCTGACCATTGACATGTCCGTGTACAGGACCGATGGGGTGTACCCCAACCTACCCTCCATAAAGATGGACGAGGAGAAGCACTTCCTGTCCATTCTGGGCGGCTCTCACAGCTATCTGGTCAGAATTCACGGCTCCGTCCCCTCCGTTACAAACTTCGACGCTGAAGCGATATCCAA GAGCCAGTTTGTGATGGTTGCCTTCTGCGTTCCAAGAAACGCCGAGATAATCTTTGAGTACCGGATGGAAAATCTCCAGAAACGTGAGGTGCGCGCAGTCACGTCTCGACAGGCAGTGGTTGATGATGAGAAACTCGGCACTTACTTCTATGACAGTACCAACGG CGTTGTATTTTTCAAGCTGACACACGACGTAGACTACAAATCTGGAGAACAAAATCATTGTCCCAACAACGTTTGTCCACGAGCTAGGGTCAGAGTGATGTCAGGGGATCTGACGGACTCGAACTGTGTTAACCGGTTTACCGCCGTGGAGGAATACATGCAGACCTCCTCC GGAACCCCGGGCAGTGATATTTCGGTTTTACCGGCCACTTACACAAACCCGCCGGAG AATGTAGGACATGGTCCAAACTATCCGTTTTAA